One genomic window of Evansella cellulosilytica DSM 2522 includes the following:
- a CDS encoding aldo/keto reductase has protein sequence MKKNKLGSSALYVSEIGFGCMSLSKDHSENERIIHHAIDRGVNFFDTADLYDRGMNEVSVGKALKEKRKDIIIATKGGNEWRAGTEGWNWNPSKTYIVSAVKKSLQRLQTDYIDLYQLHGGTIDDPIDETIEAFEQLVKEGCIRYYGISSIRPNVIQAYLKKSNIVSIMMQFSLLDRRPEEWLQQISDNQVSVIARGPVAKGILTNDFKDKITDKGYLDYSPEELVTTVTTLSKIAEQSNISLQHLALRYVLNDTAVATTIPGASRLEQLDDNIFSSKVKITNDLIKACANVTKNSTYNLHRN, from the coding sequence GTGAAAAAAAACAAACTTGGTAGTTCAGCGTTATACGTTTCAGAGATTGGATTTGGCTGTATGTCGTTGAGTAAAGATCATTCAGAAAATGAAAGGATTATTCACCACGCTATAGATAGAGGTGTGAACTTTTTTGATACCGCAGATTTATATGATAGAGGTATGAATGAAGTCTCTGTAGGAAAAGCGCTAAAAGAAAAGAGAAAAGATATTATTATCGCAACAAAAGGAGGAAATGAATGGCGTGCCGGAACAGAGGGTTGGAATTGGAATCCCTCAAAAACCTATATCGTTTCTGCAGTGAAAAAATCACTCCAAAGACTCCAAACAGATTATATAGATTTATATCAGCTTCATGGTGGAACAATTGACGATCCGATCGATGAGACAATTGAGGCATTTGAACAATTAGTAAAAGAAGGCTGCATTAGGTATTATGGTATTTCATCCATTCGTCCAAATGTCATTCAAGCATATTTAAAAAAATCAAATATCGTCTCTATTATGATGCAATTTAGCTTATTAGACCGTCGACCTGAAGAATGGTTGCAGCAAATCAGCGATAACCAAGTTTCCGTAATCGCTCGTGGACCTGTTGCAAAAGGTATTTTAACAAACGATTTTAAAGATAAAATAACCGATAAAGGGTATTTAGATTATTCTCCTGAAGAATTGGTTACTACGGTTACTACCCTATCTAAAATAGCCGAACAATCAAATATCTCACTACAACATTTAGCATTACGTTACGTGTTAAACGATACTGCAGTTGCTACTACAATTCCAGGAGCTAGCCGTCTTGAACAATTAGACGACAATATATTTTCTTCTAAGGTTAAAATAACGAACGATTTAATAAAAGCGTGCGCAAATGTAACAAAGAACAGTACTTACAACCTTCACAGAAATTAG
- a CDS encoding DUF3866 family protein: MITEEHVQVTAIKEMTEDVLKLETNGGIGRALLYRKLHPDVTTGDWVIINTTATQLNLGTGGWDIVRAVINKTTQESAIKEKHGHIMKNRYLSDQHSVMAVESEESPTHHLFKKKLNLKDQTVFLCELHSMLPIIWYLLKIKSEHKPLAVIFSDEASLPLSMSNHLARLKKEPLFFSITTGQSFGGNKESINVVTSLQYIMEMFADPFILITLGPGVVGTGTHYGFSSISQANWANVVGALGGTPVWIPRLSAVDQRERHQGISHHTMTPLIELTLTNSILPLPKGEYAEKYIRAHIDLLRKYPHIKITTVDEKLLFPLLEIVQRASPFPLTTMGRTIDKDPLFFLGVAAAVCTFLE, from the coding sequence ATGATTACTGAAGAACATGTGCAAGTAACCGCAATAAAAGAGATGACCGAAGATGTATTAAAGCTAGAGACAAATGGGGGAATCGGCCGTGCCCTTTTATATAGAAAGCTCCACCCAGATGTTACCACTGGAGATTGGGTCATTATTAATACAACAGCAACACAATTGAACCTTGGAACGGGTGGCTGGGACATCGTTCGTGCAGTGATAAATAAAACGACGCAAGAAAGTGCGATTAAAGAAAAACATGGGCACATAATGAAAAATCGCTACCTTAGTGATCAGCATAGTGTGATGGCTGTTGAATCTGAAGAGAGTCCTACGCATCACCTTTTTAAAAAGAAGCTAAATTTAAAAGATCAAACCGTTTTTTTATGTGAACTCCATAGTATGTTACCAATCATTTGGTATTTGCTGAAAATAAAAAGTGAACACAAACCGCTTGCTGTTATTTTTAGCGATGAAGCATCACTACCTTTAAGTATGAGTAATCACCTCGCTCGTTTGAAAAAGGAACCTTTATTTTTCTCTATCACGACAGGGCAATCCTTTGGTGGAAATAAAGAATCGATAAATGTTGTTACAAGCCTTCAATATATAATGGAGATGTTTGCTGATCCTTTTATTTTAATAACATTAGGGCCAGGTGTTGTAGGAACTGGGACACATTATGGATTTAGTAGTATATCACAAGCCAATTGGGCGAATGTAGTAGGAGCTTTAGGTGGCACTCCTGTATGGATTCCAAGACTATCTGCAGTAGATCAAAGAGAGAGGCATCAAGGAATTAGCCACCACACAATGACACCTTTAATAGAGTTAACTTTAACGAACAGTATACTGCCCTTACCAAAAGGGGAATATGCTGAAAAATATATAAGAGCACATATCGATCTGTTACGTAAATATCCTCATATTAAAATAACAACAGTTGATGAGAAGCTACTGTTTCCGTTATTAGAAATTGTTCAACGGGCTTCCCCCTTTCCATTAACCACTATGGGGCGAACAATAGATAAGGACCCTTTATTTTTTCTTGGGGTAGCAGCAGCAGTGTGTACCTTTTTGGAATGA
- the mciZ gene encoding Z-ring formation inhibitor MciZ, translated as MRKYDRTNGIILAGKAWEIREYLKKMKKRYETVYDWCSHSKKVHTAAATPRKNKGSLSIVRPIVVNGKGEAR; from the coding sequence ATGCGCAAATATGATAGAACGAACGGCATTATTTTAGCAGGAAAGGCTTGGGAAATAAGGGAATACTTAAAGAAAATGAAAAAGAGATATGAGACCGTTTACGATTGGTGTTCTCATTCCAAAAAGGTACACACTGCTGCTGCTACCCCAAGAAAAAATAAAGGGTCCTTATCTATTGTTCGCCCCATAGTGGTTAATGGAAAGGGGGAAGCCCGTTGA
- a CDS encoding NUDIX hydrolase has protein sequence MNKFSEKTIKRETIFEGKIIDLSVHDVELPNGEMSKREIVNHPGAVAVIAVTDKDEVILVEQFRKPLEKTIAEIPAGKLEKGENPLQCAKRELEEETGLVAGKWTKLTSFYTSPGFANEIIYIYLAEQLSDGQLNLDEDEFVECFKATLEEAEKLIEKEIIHDAKTIYAIQYLNLLKYRCKK, from the coding sequence ATGAATAAATTTTCAGAGAAAACAATAAAGCGGGAAACGATCTTTGAAGGGAAAATAATTGATTTGTCCGTTCATGACGTGGAGCTTCCGAATGGTGAAATGAGCAAAAGGGAAATTGTAAACCACCCTGGTGCTGTAGCTGTGATTGCCGTTACAGATAAAGATGAAGTAATACTTGTTGAGCAATTTAGAAAGCCATTAGAAAAAACTATTGCTGAGATTCCTGCTGGGAAACTAGAAAAGGGTGAAAATCCATTGCAATGTGCTAAGCGAGAACTCGAGGAAGAAACTGGTTTAGTTGCTGGGAAATGGACTAAACTCACATCTTTTTATACGAGTCCAGGTTTTGCGAATGAAATCATTTACATTTACTTAGCAGAGCAATTAAGTGACGGCCAATTAAACTTAGATGAAGACGAATTTGTAGAATGCTTTAAGGCTACACTAGAAGAAGCAGAAAAGCTGATAGAAAAAGAAATTATTCATGATGCAAAGACTATTTATGCGATTCAATATTTAAATCTCTTAAAGTATCGTTGTAAAAAGTAA
- a CDS encoding endonuclease Q family protein has product MPAKKSVKNYYMDLHIHIGRTNTGRSVKITASRNLTLMSVLNEALYRKGLDIVGIIDTHSPDVLKEILDLVTTGRAIEVEGGGVLYDKSLLLLLGTELEIYDEQCKGPIHVLCFLPTIEAMSKFSSWCEKRLKNIHLSSQRIYTSGKELQRKVKELEGIFIPAHIFTPFKSLYGKGVDYSLVEVFEPTLIDAVELGLSADTSMAVQIKELDRYSFVTNSDAHSSVKIAREHQVVQLDHVNFTEVKKTILGEQGKIVKNVGLHPRLGKYFQTVCGKCLSKMEKDNVCRCGSTSYIKGVSERVKEIATLQALKYRHEHTHKSSRPPYVHQVPLQFIRGCGPKTLDKLLSHFGNEMVVLHEAPVEDLKKVVPSNIANNIIKARLGKLEFEEGGGGVYGKVK; this is encoded by the coding sequence TTGCCCGCAAAAAAAAGCGTTAAAAATTATTATATGGATTTGCACATACATATTGGTCGAACAAATACTGGTAGATCTGTAAAAATAACAGCTTCAAGAAATTTAACACTCATGAGTGTATTAAATGAAGCTTTATACAGAAAAGGACTTGATATCGTTGGGATTATAGATACCCATTCTCCAGATGTACTAAAAGAAATATTAGATTTAGTCACTACCGGAAGAGCAATAGAAGTCGAGGGTGGTGGTGTGTTGTACGACAAGAGCCTTCTTTTGCTTTTAGGTACTGAATTAGAGATTTATGATGAACAATGCAAAGGGCCCATACATGTCCTTTGTTTTTTGCCTACCATCGAAGCGATGTCCAAATTTTCTAGCTGGTGTGAAAAAAGGCTTAAAAATATTCATTTAAGTTCACAACGAATTTATACTTCTGGGAAAGAGTTGCAAAGAAAAGTAAAGGAACTAGAAGGTATTTTTATCCCTGCACATATTTTTACCCCTTTTAAAAGCCTTTATGGTAAAGGGGTTGATTATTCATTAGTAGAAGTTTTTGAACCAACGCTCATTGACGCGGTCGAATTAGGATTAAGTGCAGATACGTCGATGGCTGTACAAATAAAAGAACTTGATCGCTATTCGTTTGTTACGAACTCTGATGCCCACTCTAGCGTAAAAATAGCTAGGGAGCATCAAGTCGTACAATTGGATCACGTTAATTTTACAGAAGTCAAAAAAACGATACTTGGTGAGCAAGGGAAAATTGTAAAGAATGTTGGATTGCATCCACGTTTAGGGAAATACTTTCAAACAGTGTGTGGGAAATGCTTATCAAAAATGGAGAAAGATAATGTTTGTCGATGTGGTTCAACCTCCTACATAAAGGGAGTGAGTGAACGGGTAAAGGAAATAGCAACACTTCAAGCATTAAAATATCGACACGAACATACACATAAAAGCTCGCGTCCACCTTATGTCCATCAAGTGCCTCTGCAGTTTATCAGAGGTTGTGGTCCAAAAACATTAGATAAGCTTTTGTCTCACTTCGGGAATGAAATGGTTGTACTCCACGAGGCACCTGTAGAAGACTTAAAAAAAGTAGTGCCTAGTAACATTGCAAATAATATAATAAAAGCAAGATTAGGGAAGCTTGAATTTGAAGAAGGGGGCGGTGGCGTATACGGAAAAGTAAAATAA
- the spoIIM gene encoding stage II sporulation protein M produces MKRIGGLKIAIINFIEENKSIYMFTVVLLFMGVVFGAIIVNSLSFNQKNDLYAYLTLFFGQVDQGEFASSTEMFAQTFSHYIKYLGLMWLLGLTVIGLPINYILLFIKGIVVGFTVGFLVNQMGFDGFLLAFVSVLPQNILLIPIYVTVATVATVFSIRIWRQISRRGYEPIFQYFVQYAIFFVFICILIAIVSFYEAYASPPIIRTVLSWIS; encoded by the coding sequence ATGAAGCGTATAGGTGGATTAAAAATAGCGATTATCAATTTTATAGAAGAAAATAAATCTATATATATGTTTACAGTCGTTTTACTATTTATGGGGGTAGTATTTGGGGCAATTATCGTAAATAGCTTAAGCTTTAATCAAAAAAATGATCTGTATGCTTATTTAACCTTATTTTTTGGACAAGTCGATCAGGGTGAGTTTGCGAGTTCAACAGAGATGTTTGCTCAAACATTCTCGCACTACATAAAGTATTTAGGATTAATGTGGTTATTAGGGCTTACTGTTATCGGCTTACCAATAAATTATATACTTCTATTCATAAAAGGGATCGTCGTTGGCTTTACTGTAGGTTTTTTAGTCAACCAAATGGGGTTTGATGGATTTTTATTAGCTTTCGTCTCTGTATTGCCGCAAAATATATTGTTGATTCCGATATACGTTACAGTTGCAACAGTAGCTACAGTATTTTCAATAAGAATTTGGCGTCAAATTTCAAGACGGGGCTATGAACCGATTTTTCAATACTTTGTTCAGTACGCTATATTTTTTGTGTTTATTTGTATTTTAATAGCGATTGTCTCGTTCTATGAAGCGTATGCATCCCCTCCGATAATCCGTACAGTTTTATCATGGATAAGTTGA
- a CDS encoding Fur family transcriptional regulator, with translation MEQRIERIKKQLHSQSYKLTPQREATVRVLLEHEEDHLSAEDVYMLVKEKSPEIGLATVYRTLELLSELKVVDKINFGDGVSRYDLRKEGAAHFHHHLVCMECGSVDEIQEDLLGDVEKIVEKEWNFYIKDHRLTFHGVCYRCRDDNTE, from the coding sequence ATGGAACAGAGAATCGAAAGAATCAAAAAACAACTTCATTCGCAAAGTTACAAGCTTACTCCGCAACGTGAGGCGACGGTACGAGTGTTATTAGAGCACGAGGAAGACCATTTGAGTGCGGAAGATGTTTATATGCTAGTGAAGGAGAAATCACCCGAAATAGGACTAGCAACAGTATATCGAACATTAGAGTTATTAAGCGAATTAAAGGTTGTAGATAAAATTAATTTTGGTGATGGTGTTTCTCGATATGATCTTCGCAAAGAAGGTGCGGCACATTTTCATCATCACTTAGTATGTATGGAGTGTGGCTCTGTTGACGAGATTCAAGAAGATTTGCTAGGTGATGTAGAAAAAATAGTGGAAAAAGAATGGAACTTTTATATTAAAGACCATCGTTTAACTTTTCATGGCGTTTGCTATCGGTGCCGTGATGACAATACGGAGTAG
- a CDS encoding YqzK family protein codes for MRGLRVIFDAVWVFFVFMGCTLVFYYGILWVSEEYNDYHRYDEPEGRAVKVVHQPNIEDSTQLPLSRLSYFLINGE; via the coding sequence GTGAGAGGTTTACGTGTTATTTTTGATGCTGTATGGGTGTTTTTCGTTTTTATGGGGTGCACCCTTGTTTTTTATTATGGTATTCTATGGGTGAGTGAGGAATATAACGATTATCACCGCTATGATGAGCCAGAGGGCAGAGCAGTGAAAGTAGTTCATCAACCGAATATAGAAGATTCAACTCAATTGCCGTTATCGCGACTAAGTTATTTCCTTATTAATGGTGAGTGA
- the xerD gene encoding site-specific tyrosine recombinase XerD: MQQELREFLHYLIVERGLSKNTTEAYNRDLTAYIQYIESHENKKDVNEINRPAIMQYLYFLKDNGRAPTTITRNISSIRAFHQFLLRERLSSSDPTIHISRPKQEKKLPKILSTTEVEALISASVKNPALNIRNKAMLEVLYATGIRVSELCQLSLSDLHLDMGFIRCIGKGNKERIIPIGNVATKALETYLQKSRPTLLKKQAHSILFVNHHGNKMSRQGFWKIIKLLAKEANIKKELTPHTLRHSFATHLLENGADLRAVQEMLGHVDISTTQIYTHITKTRMKDVYSRYHPRA; the protein is encoded by the coding sequence GTGCAACAGGAATTAAGAGAGTTTTTACATTATTTAATAGTAGAGAGGGGACTTTCTAAAAATACAACAGAAGCATATAATCGTGACTTAACAGCTTATATTCAATACATAGAGAGCCATGAGAATAAAAAAGATGTGAACGAAATTAATCGTCCGGCTATCATGCAATACTTATATTTTCTGAAGGATAATGGGAGGGCACCAACGACAATAACGAGAAATATTTCTTCAATTCGGGCATTTCATCAATTTCTTTTAAGGGAAAGATTATCAAGTTCAGATCCAACGATACATATATCAAGACCTAAACAAGAAAAAAAACTGCCTAAAATTCTATCAACGACAGAAGTGGAAGCACTCATTTCAGCTTCAGTAAAGAACCCAGCCTTAAACATACGAAATAAAGCGATGTTGGAAGTGCTTTATGCAACAGGTATTCGGGTAAGTGAACTTTGTCAGTTATCTTTGTCAGACCTTCACCTAGACATGGGCTTTATTCGTTGCATAGGGAAAGGGAATAAAGAGAGGATAATACCGATCGGTAACGTTGCTACAAAAGCATTAGAAACATACTTACAAAAAAGTAGGCCAACTTTATTGAAAAAACAAGCCCATTCAATTTTGTTTGTTAATCACCATGGAAACAAAATGTCTAGGCAGGGATTCTGGAAGATAATAAAACTTCTTGCTAAGGAAGCTAATATTAAAAAGGAATTAACTCCCCATACTTTAAGACACTCATTTGCAACCCACTTGCTTGAAAATGGGGCTGATTTACGAGCTGTTCAAGAGATGCTAGGTCACGTCGATATATCTACAACGCAAATATATACACATATTACGAAAACACGTATGAAAGATGTATATTCTCGCTATCATCCTAGAGCATGA
- the deoB gene encoding phosphopentomutase, with the protein MSQYQYKRIFLIVMDSVGIGEAPDAKEFNDVGADTLGNIAKEMNGLKLPHLNSLGLPFIKDYIGAEPPTSPLAHYGKMVEKSVGKDTMTGHWELMGLYIDKPFQTFPEGFPPELINEIEKRTGRKVIGNKPASGTEILEDLGEEHVNTGSLIIYTSADSVLQIAAHEDIVPIDELYDICKIARELTLDEKYMVGRVIARPFIGKVGGWQRTANRHDYALKPFGRTVMNELTDAGFDSLAIGKISDIYDGEGITESLRTVSNMDGMDKLLQTVRMDFTGLSFLNLVDFDALFGHRRDAIGYGKALEEFDVRLLEVLKELKDDDLLIITADHGNDPTHHGTDHTREYVPLLVYSKGIIEGKSLGIRKTFADVGATVADNFKVPLPHHGESFLKHIK; encoded by the coding sequence TTGTCACAATATCAGTATAAACGTATTTTTCTAATAGTCATGGATTCGGTCGGGATTGGAGAAGCACCTGATGCAAAGGAATTCAATGATGTTGGTGCAGATACATTAGGGAATATTGCAAAAGAAATGAATGGTTTAAAACTACCACATTTAAATAGTTTAGGATTGCCTTTCATTAAGGATTACATTGGTGCCGAACCCCCGACATCACCTCTTGCACATTATGGGAAAATGGTAGAGAAATCTGTTGGAAAAGATACAATGACTGGACATTGGGAACTCATGGGGTTGTATATTGATAAACCATTTCAAACATTTCCAGAAGGTTTTCCGCCTGAATTAATAAACGAGATTGAAAAAAGAACGGGACGTAAAGTGATTGGTAATAAGCCAGCATCTGGAACTGAAATTCTTGAGGATCTTGGTGAAGAGCATGTGAATACAGGGAGTCTTATCATATATACTTCTGCAGATTCCGTATTACAAATAGCCGCTCATGAAGATATAGTCCCGATTGATGAACTATATGACATTTGTAAAATAGCGAGAGAATTAACATTAGATGAAAAATATATGGTCGGTAGAGTCATTGCAAGACCGTTTATTGGAAAAGTTGGAGGATGGCAAAGAACGGCGAATAGACATGATTACGCCTTGAAGCCCTTTGGAAGAACCGTGATGAATGAGTTAACGGATGCCGGGTTTGATTCGTTAGCCATTGGGAAAATATCTGATATATACGATGGAGAAGGTATCACAGAGTCTCTTCGTACTGTTTCGAATATGGATGGGATGGATAAACTTCTTCAAACAGTGAGAATGGATTTTACGGGCTTAAGTTTTCTTAATCTTGTTGATTTTGATGCACTATTTGGCCATCGGAGAGATGCAATCGGTTATGGAAAAGCATTAGAAGAATTTGACGTGAGGCTCTTAGAAGTACTTAAAGAGTTAAAAGACGACGATCTACTCATCATTACTGCTGACCATGGAAATGATCCTACTCATCATGGTACCGATCACACTCGAGAATATGTGCCATTACTCGTTTATAGTAAAGGAATAATTGAGGGAAAATCTCTAGGAATAAGAAAAACTTTCGCTGATGTTGGCGCTACCGTAGCTGATAATTTTAAAGTTCCTTTACCTCATCATGGTGAAAGTTTTTTGAAACATATTAAGTAA
- a CDS encoding purine-nucleoside phosphorylase, giving the protein MDTKKIQAAKQYIHSKIMEAPDLGLILGSGLGVLADEINNAITIPYSDIPGFPKSTVAGHKGQLVFGDIEGVQVVAMQGRFHYYEGYSMELVTLPVRVMKELGVQTIIVTNAAGGVNTSYQPGDLMLIKDHINFFGTNPLIGPNEERYGPRFPDMSSAYSKKLLQLALQVADEENIRVRKGVYVGMTGPTYETPAEIKMVRSFGGDAVGMSTVPEVIVAKHSNIEVLGITCISNMAAGILDQPLTHDEVIETTEMVKLKFLSFVKAIVRKMNGGE; this is encoded by the coding sequence ATGGATACAAAAAAGATACAAGCAGCAAAGCAGTATATACATTCTAAAATAATGGAGGCTCCTGATCTCGGTTTAATACTAGGCTCCGGTTTAGGAGTCTTAGCTGACGAAATTAACAACGCTATTACGATACCTTATAGTGATATTCCAGGATTCCCTAAATCAACAGTCGCAGGACATAAAGGTCAACTCGTCTTTGGTGATATAGAAGGAGTACAAGTTGTTGCCATGCAAGGCCGCTTTCATTATTATGAAGGATATTCAATGGAGCTTGTCACATTACCAGTTCGGGTGATGAAAGAACTCGGCGTACAGACAATAATTGTTACGAATGCGGCTGGTGGGGTAAATACCTCCTATCAACCCGGAGACTTAATGTTAATAAAAGATCACATTAACTTCTTTGGTACAAACCCATTAATTGGACCAAATGAAGAAAGGTACGGTCCGCGTTTCCCAGATATGTCATCTGCTTATAGTAAAAAGTTATTACAATTAGCATTACAAGTTGCCGACGAGGAAAACATACGAGTACGTAAAGGTGTATATGTTGGTATGACAGGACCTACATATGAAACGCCAGCGGAAATAAAAATGGTACGCTCCTTTGGAGGGGATGCTGTCGGCATGTCAACTGTACCCGAAGTAATTGTAGCTAAACATAGTAATATCGAAGTATTAGGTATTACTTGTATATCCAATATGGCAGCTGGAATTTTAGATCAACCTTTAACACACGACGAAGTGATAGAAACAACAGAAATGGTAAAGTTAAAGTTTTTGTCTTTTGTTAAGGCAATCGTGCGTAAAATGAATGGGGGAGAGTGA
- a CDS encoding purine-nucleoside phosphorylase, translating into MKMEQIKEAASFIEEKLTMKPQIGLILGSGLGDLADEIEKAVIIPYDDIPHFPVSTVEGHKGQLVIGELEGKNVIAMQGRFHYYEGYPLTEVTFPVRVMKVLGCESMIVTNACGGMNADFKPGDLMIIDDHINFIGDNPLIGPNLEELGPRFPDMSHAYTPILREHAMTVVLELDFEVKRGVYAAVSGPTYMSAAELIMLRNFGADVVGMSTVPEVIVARHMGMSVLGISCITDMAIGETIEGITHEEVMEVAARTKPKFKALVREILKKSDDSTWAAKGGQ; encoded by the coding sequence ATGAAGATGGAACAAATAAAGGAAGCTGCGTCATTTATAGAAGAGAAGCTAACGATGAAGCCGCAAATCGGACTTATACTAGGCTCAGGTTTAGGCGATTTAGCTGATGAAATAGAAAAGGCAGTTATTATCCCATATGATGATATTCCCCATTTTCCAGTTTCAACAGTTGAAGGACATAAAGGTCAGCTTGTTATTGGTGAACTAGAGGGGAAAAATGTTATTGCCATGCAAGGTAGGTTCCATTATTACGAAGGCTATCCTTTAACTGAAGTGACTTTCCCCGTTCGAGTGATGAAAGTTCTAGGTTGTGAAAGTATGATCGTAACGAATGCTTGTGGTGGAATGAATGCTGATTTTAAGCCAGGAGACTTAATGATTATTGATGACCATATTAATTTTATTGGTGACAATCCATTAATCGGTCCAAATTTAGAAGAATTAGGACCTCGCTTCCCTGATATGAGCCATGCATACACACCAATTCTGAGAGAGCATGCAATGACAGTTGTTCTTGAATTAGATTTTGAAGTAAAACGAGGTGTTTATGCGGCAGTTAGTGGACCTACTTATATGTCTGCAGCTGAATTGATTATGCTTAGAAACTTCGGTGCTGATGTCGTTGGTATGTCCACAGTCCCAGAAGTGATTGTTGCGCGTCATATGGGAATGAGTGTACTAGGTATTTCATGTATAACAGATATGGCTATCGGTGAAACCATTGAGGGGATTACCCATGAAGAAGTGATGGAAGTTGCTGCAAGAACGAAGCCAAAATTCAAAGCACTCGTTCGAGAGATACTGAAAAAAAGTGATGACTCTACTTGGGCAGCGAAAGGTGGACAATAA
- a CDS encoding pyrimidine-nucleoside phosphorylase — protein MRMVDLIEKKRDGKALLKDEIDFMIEGYTTGTVPDYQISALAMAIYFQGMNEEETALLTDAIVRSGETIDLSAIKGIKVDKHSTGGVGDTTTLVLAPLVASVGVPVAKMSGRGLGHTGGTIDKLEAIKGFSVEITNDTFIDLVNKNRVAVIGQTDNLTPADKKLYSLRDVTATVNSIPLIASSIMSKKIASGADAIVLDVKTGAGAFMKEFDETKKLAKAMVKIGNDLGKKTSAIISDMGQPLGYAIGNALEVKEAIDTLQGKGPDDLSELCLTLGSHMVVFAEKAKSLEEARGLLKQSLQSGKALSHFKLFIESQGGDSSVIDDVSKLPKAKYEMEVKSQKEGYVSNIIADKLGTAAMMLGAGRATKTSTIDLSVGLELRKKVGDYVKEGETIVVVHSNNQQIEDILLRIIDSYTIKKEKTSTPHLIYDVITK, from the coding sequence ATGCGAATGGTAGATCTCATTGAGAAAAAAAGAGACGGTAAGGCCCTTTTAAAAGATGAAATTGATTTTATGATAGAAGGATACACAACGGGGACAGTACCAGATTACCAAATAAGTGCATTAGCTATGGCAATATATTTCCAAGGCATGAATGAAGAAGAAACAGCGCTATTGACTGACGCTATCGTTCGATCTGGAGAGACTATTGATCTTTCTGCTATTAAAGGCATTAAAGTGGATAAACATAGTACGGGTGGTGTCGGTGATACGACAACCCTTGTATTAGCACCGCTCGTAGCAAGCGTGGGTGTCCCAGTTGCAAAAATGAGTGGAAGAGGATTAGGGCATACTGGAGGGACAATCGACAAACTAGAAGCGATAAAAGGCTTTAGTGTGGAAATTACTAATGATACATTTATCGACCTCGTTAATAAAAATCGCGTAGCAGTTATCGGACAAACGGATAATTTAACCCCAGCAGACAAAAAGTTATATAGTTTAAGGGATGTAACGGCTACAGTTAACTCGATACCGTTAATAGCAAGTTCTATTATGAGTAAAAAAATTGCTTCAGGAGCGGATGCGATTGTACTTGATGTAAAAACTGGTGCAGGTGCGTTTATGAAAGAGTTTGATGAGACGAAAAAACTTGCAAAAGCAATGGTGAAAATTGGTAACGACTTAGGGAAGAAAACTTCTGCGATCATTTCTGATATGGGACAACCGTTAGGCTATGCTATTGGGAATGCACTTGAGGTAAAAGAAGCAATTGACACGCTACAAGGGAAAGGTCCAGACGATTTATCTGAGCTTTGCTTAACACTAGGTAGTCACATGGTAGTTTTTGCGGAAAAGGCAAAATCCTTAGAGGAAGCGAGAGGTTTGCTAAAACAATCATTACAATCTGGAAAAGCGCTCTCTCATTTTAAACTTTTCATTGAAAGTCAAGGAGGAGATAGCTCGGTAATCGATGATGTATCGAAACTTCCCAAAGCTAAATATGAAATGGAAGTTAAAAGCCAAAAAGAAGGATATGTATCCAACATTATTGCCGACAAGCTTGGAACTGCAGCAATGATGTTAGGCGCAGGAAGAGCAACCAAAACATCGACGATTGATTTATCTGTGGGATTAGAACTTAGAAAAAAAGTAGGCGACTATGTGAAAGAAGGAGAAACGATAGTAGTTGTACACTCAAACAATCAGCAAATAGAGGATATACTATTAAGAATAATAGATTCTTATACGATAAAAAAAGAGAAGACATCTACTCCTCATTTGATATATGATGTGATCACAAAGTAG